The genomic interval GCACCGAGGGAGCAGTGTCAGCGGGCACACCACAGCACAAGCTGGCTGGTCTTCCACAACCTCCTGGAGACAGTGGCAGGGTGGGTACTGCCCATGGCCACCATCGCTGCTGGCTATGGAGTCCTGCTCTGGCGGCTCCGGCACACCAGATTCCGGAGGAAGGGCCGGACTCAGCgtctggtggtgctggtggtggttgccTTTGCTGCTGCCTGGGGACCATACCATGCTGTCAACCTACTGGAGGTGGCCGGTGAGCTCCGTGGCACACAGGGCTTGTGTGGAGCTGCTGCAGTTGCCCGGCCCCCTCTCACAGCCCTAGCCTTCCTCAGCAGCGCAGTCAACCCCCTCCTCTATACCTGTGCTGGCCGGGGGCTGCTTCGCACTGCTGGTGCCACCTTCATGGCCCGGCTCTTCGAGGGAACAGCTTCAGAGACTGGCAGTAGACGTACAGGCACAGGGAGGGCCACACGACGCATGGGTGAGCCCCggacagaggcagagggagagctcGGCAAGGAGGGTGACACAGCAGCAAGCAGCAATGCAGAGTGACTGGGGAAGGCTCAGCACATGTGCAGATGGACGAGCGGCATGAGATGGCCTGGAATGCATGCATGTGGACAGTGCTGCCACCCACCAACACAAACAACCACCCACGCTCCCATCTACtgatccatccatccacccatacACTCACCCGACTAgctcttcatccatccatccacacaTCTACCCATCCATTCATCAACCCATCTGTCTGTCCACCCACACATCCATGCACCTATCCACCCATCCACACATCCATCCAGTCCTGTCCCTCCTTACCCCTTTGCCATGTACCTGATGACAGTGGGAGGAATGGATGCCCCCCATTCTCACACTGCTCTGCTGGAACTCAATTGCACCAATGGCacctggtgctgcacagccagAGCCACCATAAGCAGGGTGGGAGGGGCAGAGGGCATGGGGACTTTACTCCATTAAAGGCAACCCTGGGGTGCCAAGGGGCTGCTGGTGTCTGTGGGATGGGTGGAATGGATAAATGGGTGGGTGGAGGGATAGAAgcatgggtggatggatggatggtggATGTCATTATGAGTGGATGTGTGGATGAATGGGTGTTTGCATGGATGGATGAATTttcatgcatgcatgtatgtaggTATGGATGTATAGATAGGTAGATGGATGAATGTGTgagtgggtggatggatggatgggtgtaCAGGAGATGATCTCTCCCTTGCCAAGCCAACTTGGTTGAAGTGGTATGCTGAAAGCCCAATGGCAGATTAAGGTGGTAGGCAGACAAATTGCTGTTTGAAGCTGCATACATAAATTTTCAGGTGTCTGAGAGTGGCCATAATACAAAGCCATGTGCATGTGCGTCATCCCCTCCCACAGGTACCTGGCAAAGCCTATTTCCTCGGGGGAAGGAGTCATCATGTTGGGCCAGGGCAGCATGGCCTAATGGTTAGATATCAAAGGGTTATCTTCAGGGCCGCTGTGACTTGGGACACAAACGTTCTTCATACCTGCCTGCCACTCAGCACTCCCTCCAGCCCTGAGTCCTTTCTCTGCTGAAGTGTTCCACCTCCTTCCCCTTGTTTCCTACAGGGGCCATGCAAGGAGGGAAGTGACACTGAGTGGATACAGCTACAGCTGGAGAGAGAAGGGTGCACCAAAGGAGATATGTGAATCCCTCACATGCCAGGGTGAGGGACCATGGGTTGCGGCAGAGGTGGCTGGAAGATACTGGAAATCCTGGGAAGGTGTGGGGAAGTGGGACCTGGGAGGGAATAGGCACACTAGGATGAGGTGGAGTAACTGAGAGAGTCTGGAGAGGGAACTGGGAAGGATGGAAGAGGCACtcagaagggacagagggcaaTGGAAGTAGTGGGAGTGGGAGTAGTAACCCTAGGGCTAGGACTAGAGCTAGGGCTACTATTAGCTAGGGCTACCATCTGTTCCTCAGGTGTTTTTGGATTAACTTTTTCAGCAGGATAGTCTACATTTTTTCACAGCTTGAAGTTCTTCCACTTTAATATtcgttcctcccccccccccccccggctttttGTTACTCCTTTAgcacttccttctctttctgcatttccttcttGAGAGTAGCCCATCTCATCTCCATCAGCTATAGCTTGCACTTCAAAAATTCAGCATTCTATTGGTGGAGGTTTTCGTAGCCAGCTGAACTGAGGGGCTTTTTACTTCCCATTCATCTCTTGCAtttactaattttaaaatttaaaaattaagtttaataaaattgaaaatggaaaatttactgccatttattttccctttaccACTCCCTTTTTACTAATTCTTTCAATTCTATGACCTCTGAGTCAGATTTGGAGATGTTTTTATCCCCAAAACACTCCCACCAATAGTTGACATCCAGGCTCACAAACACGATCAAAAGTCCTAGGGGAATTTCAGTGGGGTGGCTGCAAGAAGAGACCCAAGCCACTCGGGGATATATAATCTACACTTTATTCACAAGGCAGGATGGGGATAGCAGGTGAACATGTCAGGATGTGTCCTGGCCCCTAAACACAATGGTTCCCCTTCAGTTTTCACATGATGTTAGACACTTGTGAATGTGTTCCCTGCAACAGGCTATTTTCTTAACTATTGCTTTCTATATTAGACTGTCAGCATCATCTACCAGTTACCTTACTAATCACATAGGCCAATCTCATTGAGTTTCTCCACATCCAAGGCCAATTAGTGGTGGGCAATGGGGTTTCTATCACTCTCTTGTCTTGCGccacaaatatgttttaaaaagcatgacGCTACCAAAGGTTGCATAGCAAAGCTTGTCTAaatgcatctttctttcttttctaatcttCTAATCTTTCCAAGTCTaatctttcttttccagtttggaCCAGATTAATCTCAGTTTGAGTTGAACAGAAGTTTTCAAGGTCTCATTTGTTTGGTCAGTGCTTTTGGGTAGGCTTCACCCTGAGATGCTACCTTTGTCAGCAAAGTGAATTCCAAAAGTTCTTCTAAGTTTGTTTCTTCTGGGGATCTTACACAATAGCGCCGCTGTGAACCTGACCTTTGAGGCAGGTTCATCTGCAGCTTTGCCCATAACAGAACACTACCTCCCAAAGTCTCAGAAGAAGCCATGAGCGCAAAGGTCCTGCTGAGCTCTTCAGGGATTGACTTTGTGCTGGCCAGGATGATTCTCATGGCTTTCTAGCACTCTCACAGAGCATTTTTAAAGGCCTCTCTCGTCTGCTCGTTTCTTAGGTTGAGTTTAAGGTGTCGCAACGCCGGAGAGAACAGGCAGTATTTTCCTGAAGTGCACAGAGTTTCTCTGGCAGAAATGTCTTTCACAGCTCCCCTGAGCTCCATTCAAACTCGATCTGTCCTGTGATTCtatcctttttaaaagcaaaacagaaataccTGTTCTTTCTTGTAGCTTGCTTTCCTAGAAAGTGCAAAAAAGGAAGACTAGCAATGCTGCATGGAGAAAGTAGAATGGGACAATGGGACTTCAGCAAAGGAGTTTCTCATGCTGTGACTGAAGAAGGTCAGAATACTGACTTTCATACTATCTGTTCTGGATGTAATCTTCCTCGTCCTGCTCATACTCACCTCTAATGTGTGCATCACAGCTGTCATCCTGAAGAGCCCATCTGGAATAGGAGTAAgaaggccttctccacctgctcctCTCACCTCACTTTCATCACCCTCACCATTGTCTAAACACTACCCAGAACAGTCCATCTGAGACAGCTcaaaaaagtgttttcctttttctatacCATCCTCATACCCTTGGTCTACAGCCAGCGGAACAGGGAGGTCAGggaggcaaagaggaaagcactcaGGAAAGCCCTGATCGACATCCAGGGTTCACAGTATTTGCAGTCACTTGGatcaaaattacttctttttctcctttgaattGACAACAAGAACATGGGAAATAATTTGTACCTGCTGGGTTGACCTGTAGAAGTGGGTGGCATTGGGAGTGTTAGTGCCATAtcaagaagagagagggaaaatatCCTTTCACTTGTTTCATATGACTTGTTTCAAAGAGAAGGGAGAATGTGTCTCTGGTTTGCTTGTTCTTTTgaaatatgtgaaatatttcatatgtgaATATTCATATgtgaatatttcatatttcatatgaAATATATGTGAATATCTTCCTTTATGaaggaagaactgaaaatgtCAGAACTTTCTTTTCTACATAGACAGAATAAAGGTATCTTGGTTGAAAGTGAGCTTCCTCCAGGAACAAATGTGTTAGTGTTTTTCTAGGAGTGAATTCCTCAAAGAGCAGGCACTGCCTTAGTTGGACATACCTGTCCAGGGCAGAAGTCTGTGTATCAGCCCCTAAACCATGTTACCCTTTTATTCTTTGGAGTTCTGTGGCTCAACACAGGTGCCCAGATGCATGCCATTCCCTCCTATGATTCAGCATGATCTCAGGGATCCCATACATCTGTTTTGACTTAGCAGATGGGGCAAGGGCTTAGTGAAGAGGTCTACCGGAATCTGGGGTACAAATGGGGCAGTATGGACATGTGTGGGCATCTGAAAGGGCCATTGGGGCCCATATGTGGCATCAGCATTCACAACTGCAGGCAGGGACTCCAGTGCCAACTCATCTGCAATTCAGGCTATCCTACAGTGGATATTAATGCAGAACACATGCAGTGTGCCATCAGAGCACCTTGTTCATCAGAGCAGGCCTCTCCGTGGCCTTTCCAGTGAGCCTCAGCGATCAGAACAAGCAGACAAGGCTCTTCGGATGGCTTTCCACCTTGAGAAAGATGAACCATCCCTAAAGCCCAACTCCTGCACCTGCCTCAAGCCCTCCTCTGACCTGGCTTTCATCATTTGGGATGGCCATTGAGGATATCTGCCTGTCTATTGTGGGGACATCTGCTGGAGCTTGGATTGTCAGCTGAGGCTCCCTTTCCATCCCACAGTGGCTCCCTTTTCACCCTTACCACCCACTCAGCCAGATGTTCCCAGGAAAGCTGGTGGAGCTGTCCTGATTGACTCCAGAGGACTTTGTGTTCTATTTTGTTCTCACTGCCATGAGATGTGCTCATGCAAATGAGAAttcaaaaaacaacaaataaaatggTTGAAGGAGAAATATTTCCAGTGTGGTCTTTAGCACCCAGGAGACCCATAACAGGGCTGAAAATGTTGAAGTCCCTATCTTATTTAAAGGGAAACTCATTCCCTGGAAACTCATGGTCATTATAATAGTGTGACCAAAAAGATcaagaaaaccaacaaaaaaaattacacaattcCCCATATCCCccagtaaaatgaaatgaaaaaacagactgaaggtattcttgtccttttttccgTCCTTCCCACCAGAGGATGGGAAGTTCTACAAACTCTGTGAAATTGTATAGTCATTTCACTAATCTTaagctaaaagggaaaaaaaaggctgaagacaAATCTGATGTTGTTATCTGAAGTGCGAAATTTGATTCATAAAGCCATTTTACTTCATAAAGCCATCCTTAATTAGGTGAGAGGAGCTGTACTGTGGGTATTGACCCTGGCTCTATTTCACCTTCTTTGACCATCTGACTGATACCGACAGGCTCTTCAGCCCCTTCTGCACTGACCACTCCTAGGGTTTTAGCATTTAAGTCATCTGTGACTTACAAGTGTGTAACCTTGTGTTAGACTGCTGAGAAACAACTAAATTGTGAGAAAGAACTATGAGAAGCCTCGTGCAAAGCCTCTACCCATGACCCTCTGCACACTGCAGTGGGTGGCCAGCTCATGACAGTTATTGGTACCTTGCCTGTGCATGCATAGCTTTCTCACCTGTTTCAGTTCCACTGACACTGCCATGAACTGAGCCTGTACATTTAACTTATGCCCCATTCCTGCCCGGTGGCCCTCTGGGGAGAATCTCCCCTACTGCAAGAACACCAGATTGCTGATGTCACCACCTTAAATATTCATGCCAGAACCCTACTACAAGTAATATAGTCTGGCAGACCCTCCTCCCACAGGAACCCTTTGATCCAGCTGGGTGTGTTCACTGAGAAAAGGGGAACTGGAAGTGGAAGGATTTGGCAATCTTTACTTGGCTGAGACAAGGGTTGTGACAGCTGGGTGCTTCCCTCTGCATATCTACATTAATCTAACTCAGCAGTGGGATTATTACAGATTACTGGGCAAGCAGCTGAGTTCAGCTGTAACCACTTGGGAATTCCTTCTGTTAGCCACTGGCCATTGCTGGGTCCTGCTCCACTACTATCTATGCAAACACAGATTCATCGCCCCTCTTCCCGTGGGTACCTTTTGTACTCTGTGCTTCATTGTTCATCCTGACTGATCTTGGCTCTCCAACAGCCATGCGCACGTTATCAGTGGCTGTAATGGTGGCTGTAGGTAGGGAGGAAGGGACCCTTGAGGAGCCACTCTGAGCTCACACTCCATGGAGATATCTTCATTCTCTCTGTCCGTAGGAAAACCTGCGAAAGTGTCTCCCAGCTCGCTGTTGCTAGGAAACATAACTCAGTTCACAGAGTTTAAACCAAATCAAGAACAAAGTGATATATTCATATATTAGTGACATGTAAATAGCTGACAATAGTGAACTATACATTCAGGATTAATATCAGCAATAGATCAAATAAACCAGTGCTAGACACTTAAAAGATGTCAATATACACCTAAAAATTTCTAAAATCCCTTCTATATCTAATCCCCAAAGGCTCTCATTTCCTCTGCACAGAGTTACATGCACATGCTTACACTCCTTAACTCCTTTCATCTATACCATCATGTGCAATTAAGGCCATGGAGGCATTATGACACATAGTGCCACATAGGAGGAAGCTGCATTAATTCCAGAGCAGCTGGGTCATCTGTGGTGGAAGAAATGTAACTTTATGCAGCAATGAAATGCAAAAGGACTCCTGAGCTGGTCACAGAGGGGATCAGAAATATAAATTCATGTGTTAAAAACCTTTCACTATTTGATTTTTGATCATTTTAGGGGAATAAACAATCTATTGTTAAAATCCTCTTCATCACACTGCCGTTCTTCCATAAGGTATTTTAGGCCATCTTACCCTAAAGACTGTAAGACCAACTGTGGCTGAGTGGAAGTGCTTCAACTGATTCCAGGTGAAGTATGTGGTCCCTTTCCAACAGTATTTCTGCTATGTGAGAGAACCTAGGCATCTGAGTTTGAGATCAGGGAAGTGGAAGGTAGTCTTGATGCCTAGGTTCTCTGGGAAATCAGGGACATGTTTCAGAGGGTGAAAAGATCCAGACAGGGCACAATTAGTAGTACTAGTGGGTAGACTGGTAAATACTTGAATGGGTTTATGGATGAACGGATGGGTGGCTGGACATGCAGTTGCATGTATTAGTTGTTGGGTGCATGCATGAGTTaatggatggatgaatggatggcTGGATGGGTTGGTGGGTAGATGGATCAGTGGATGGATGTAGTAGCTGTTTGATGGATTGGTGAATGCATGGACAGGTTTGTGAATGAATGGATGGACTGGCTGGCAGGTGGGTTGGTTGATGAACGGACTGGCTGATGAATGCACTGGCTGGAGGATGGGTGTGTGGGCAGCTGGATGGATGAGTTGATGGATGGATAGATGAGTTGGTGGATAGGTGGATGGGTGATTGGATGGGTGGTAGTAGGGATGAGCTGGTGGATGGATGAGTTAGCTGATGGATAAAGGAATAGGTGGATTAGTAGATAGAGGAACAGTCCCCTCCCCACACATGGAAGGTTATAGGGGTACCTCAAGAGAGGAGTGAATAAGATGGTAACTGGAAAATTGATCGGTCAGAGGGATGGACAGAGAGTACAAGGAGCTCTACAGTGGTTGGGAAGTGGAGGGCATGTGTGCTGTCACCCCTATCCCCTCCACCAAATCCCAAGCTATCAATACacagaaatgcctgtttctccTAGGAACGATTCACCAGGTACGGATGGTGACACCTACCAGAGCAACTGAGCTTAACtccagggcagcaggggcagagatGTCACAGTTTCCCCCTCCTTAAGCCCCCAGATGCTGCCTCTCACCCAGTTCCTCTTCCAACTGTGGTTTTGCTGACTCTTACATAAGTATTTCCTGTTCAGTTGCACAAAAGGGAAGTCACACCCAGTGGTTAGAACCATTGCCAGAGGGAGTGAGGCAGAGAGAGaccctgcagagcagaggagacCTGGTCCTTGCAAAGACCCCAGGAGAGTAGACGTGAGTCCTAGGTGTGCAGGGGACAAGGCACTTgaggctgggggaaggaagggttcTTGCGGGAAGGGGGAGGACAGTGGCGTAATGGAAGGATGTGCAGGGGCAACTGGGAGGGTTGCAGAGACACTATGAAGGGTTGGAGAAATGACTGAAAGAAAGTaggggggcaggggaagagccACATGCTCTGAGCTTCCCCCAATGCTGCCCTGACCCCACATTCTGCGAGCTTGCCCAGCAGTGCCCTGACCACCTATGGGGTTTAAGGAAAGCCCAAGGGGagctcctccctccttcctcctaatTCATTACAATTAGAACTGGGCGGTTAAGGGAGACCTCACGACTGGGGGTCATGAGGGATGTGGGTTTACTTGGGTGTGTGGAGTGGATCAGGGTGTCTGGCACCTAGTTccccttgggggtggggggcagtggggtggggggcagtggggtggaCTAGGGCACCCGCTTGCCTTGGTTGCCTGAAGGGCAAGGGCATGTGTGAGGTGGAGCAGGGGAATCCTGCATGCCTGGGTCACCTAGGGGCAGTGgggtgctgcaggaggagcttggacATATGGTGCCCTGGGGAGTGGTCAAGTGTGTGGGGTGCAGAAGGGTCCCCGGGATACCTGGGTCCTCTGGGAAGCAGTAGAGTGTCTGGAATCTGGGAGCCCCTTACCACTCTGTTCCCAGGTCGCCATGGCCATGAGGTCTCTATGGTTGATGCTGGCTGTAGCCCTGGCCCTGCTGGTGGCTGTGGGTGCTCAGGAGACCCGCTACCAGAAGTTCTTGAGGCAGCACGTGGACTATCCCATGACATCAGGGCTTGCGGGAGCTCGTTATTGCAATGTCCTGCTGATGCGACGTGCAGTTAATGGCCCCGGCAGACCTTGCAAGCCCATCAACACTTTTGTGCATGCACCAGCTCGGCAGCTGCTGACCATCTGTACCCACCAGCCTGATGGGCTCCGTGTCAGTGCAGGGATCCTGCCTATCACAGCCTGTCGCCTGGTCGGGGGGAATGTACGCCCACCTTGCAGCTATCGTGCCTATCAGCTCAACCAGCGGGTCCAGGTGGCCTGTCAATATGGGCAACCTGTGCACCTGGATCGCACCTTCTAGCCAGGCATGGTTAGGGAAGGCCTGATCCCCTTGGATGTCCCTTACCCCCATGGGTGCCTCTTACCCCCTTGGCCTGCCACAAACCCCCCTGTGCTAACCTATTCCTGTGGGCCACGCTTGATCTCCTCGCATTTATCAAAGAAGGTGACCAAAACCCCTGATTTTCTCAGTGCCCCTGGGCTCACCCTAATCTCTTGGCAGTCCCTTAGGCTGCCACTAATT from Struthio camelus isolate bStrCam1 chromosome 29, bStrCam1.hap1, whole genome shotgun sequence carries:
- the LOC104141845 gene encoding leukotriene B4 receptor 1 isoform X2, with product MTLPSFSNTTAAPIPGATVGLVLLSLAFALGLPGNAFVLWSSTALTRRHSVPALLVTHLALADVATLLTAPVYLRFLSTGRWELGLAACQGCHYICAVAMYASVFLIVLMSLHRCLAVSRPTLALAGHSTRAAHGAVAAAWVMAFLLAVPTITFRKVSGEAPREQCQRAHHSTSWLVFHNLLETVAGWVLPMATIAAGYGVLLWRLRHTRFRRKGRTQRLVVLVVVAFAAAWGPYHAVNLLEVAGELRGTQGLCGAAAVARPPLTALAFLSSAVNPLLYTCAGRGLLRTAGATFMARLFEGTASETGSRRTGTGRATRRMGEPRTEAEGELGKEGDTAASSNAE
- the LOC104141845 gene encoding leukotriene B4 receptor 1 isoform X1: MDGLPQLPALMTLPSFSNTTAAPIPGATVGLVLLSLAFALGLPGNAFVLWSSTALTRRHSVPALLVTHLALADVATLLTAPVYLRFLSTGRWELGLAACQGCHYICAVAMYASVFLIVLMSLHRCLAVSRPTLALAGHSTRAAHGAVAAAWVMAFLLAVPTITFRKVSGEAPREQCQRAHHSTSWLVFHNLLETVAGWVLPMATIAAGYGVLLWRLRHTRFRRKGRTQRLVVLVVVAFAAAWGPYHAVNLLEVAGELRGTQGLCGAAAVARPPLTALAFLSSAVNPLLYTCAGRGLLRTAGATFMARLFEGTASETGSRRTGTGRATRRMGEPRTEAEGELGKEGDTAASSNAE
- the LOC104141840 gene encoding ribonuclease CL2, producing MDREYKELYSGWEVEGMCAVTPIPSTKSQAINTQKCLFLLGTIHQVAMAMRSLWLMLAVALALLVAVGAQETRYQKFLRQHVDYPMTSGLAGARYCNVLLMRRAVNGPGRPCKPINTFVHAPARQLLTICTHQPDGLRVSAGILPITACRLVGGNVRPPCSYRAYQLNQRVQVACQYGQPVHLDRTF